CAATGATAAATTATGCACGTGTGATAGCAGCATTGTTTTCACAGTGATCAAGTGCCTAAAAAGGTTTAACCTGGTTTCTCTATTTTCTACACGTGTTGATTTGTTTTACAAACATTGTAAAGAGGATTAAAGAGAGTTTCGTTTTCTCAGATTGAAGATATGAAtatgtttacataaaaatgtaCCTACTAAATGTATGCGAAAACAAATGAATGTGTGCTTTGTGTGTGTTTTAAGAgtttcaaaactaaaaaagtTCGTCActtagaaaagaaagaaaacaagcgCTAAAAAAGGAACGTTttgtaattaaaatatataatggaGTCACGTATCTTGTCGAAATTGGTTAAAAGCGTCCGGaactaaaaaaatcgttttaaacGTTCGAAGTCATACTGCATTCTGGGTTTCATACATGCGTATGCAGTAATTAAAAGCATAACATCTGAATGGTGATCTCCTGTAAAATACAACATCTGCAATTATTATATCGCAGGTATTGAAGTTTgctattattatattttccaggctaccattggtatTGATTTTCTGGTCAAAACAATTTCATTAAGAGGTCGTTCAGTAGGTATTATTATATTCGCATGTAAAACATTTCTCCAATTAATCTGACTTTCAAATGTAAATTTTCAGTTGGCTATGTTAACTGGAGACAGAAGGTAATCGAAGCGTTTAAGAGGACTGtctaaagaaataaatataagaaaaaaagatttcaaaaaatttctggATAAAAttccaaacacatccacacaaagtcacctttttaaaaactgggGGAAAGCTTTAAATATAACATGTCATTTTCGTTTCTCTTATGTTAGGTTCGGCTGCAACTGTGGGACACAGCTGGCCAAGAAAGGTTTAGAAGCTTAATCCCGTGTTATATCCGAGAATCTGAAATTGCTTTAGTGGTTTATGACGTAACAAGTGAGTTGCATAAACCTCCTTACATAtgtcattttaaaaaagtaccATTTTCcgcgctaaattaaaaaaaatgtaatgtgCTATGAAAATTAGTTTAACTCAGAGGTAAGTTAAAAATTGACTAATGTCCCTAAAAATGTCATGGGTAATTAAAGTGGAACATGTCCCTAcagattttacaaaaaaaatgctttatcaactatttattaaataataatatCCGTTTTCCGTCTGCCTGTTTGTGCGAGAAAAACgttgtgttacggaaacacgaaatgttgGATATAAAGGATGGGCGGACCTTAATTTATCCACGGGCTATCGACTAGCGAAATAATAATAACTGCTGTCTGTCCTAAAAAGTTATTAAGTATTGTTAATGGAAACTCGTAGCCTGCACTATGTAATtactataaaaaaaatcgaaGGCTAAGTTTCATAAAATATGTTTCAGGTGCGGAGTCATTTGAGCAAACATCAAAATGGATAACCGATGTGAAAGCAGAACGTGGAGAAGAAGTTCTAATTATGTTGGTTGGAAATAAAACTGACCTGGAAgaaaaaaggtgaaaaaatattgtgaagATACTCTTCTTTACGTTGTTAAACGAAAATGGACACGGGGAACATAAAAAAGCATGCTCAACAAGATGAAACATCCAACGTTATTATCCGAACTGTAAAACTTAGTTGACATACTTTAGAATAGCCTACACAGTAATAAGCACTCCCTACAGCAAAATCTTGAACAACCCATCTCCAAAAAAAGTCTTTCCGTATCGCTTCTTTTTCCTACATATTTTCTCTTTAACTCCAACTTTctttattttgaacaaattttccaGGGCCTGAAACCTCAAGGGGCCCACTGATATTTTAAGGTACTTAATCATGCTGAAAAACTATCTTTAAtaacttaataattttttaggcaAGTATCAACGAAAGCTGGCGAAGACAAATCAAAAGAACTAAACCTTCTTTTCATGGAAACGAGCGCTAAAAGCGGTCACAATGTCAAA
Above is a window of Hydractinia symbiolongicarpus strain clone_291-10 chromosome 3, HSymV2.1, whole genome shotgun sequence DNA encoding:
- the LOC130635721 gene encoding ras-related protein Rab6-like; protein product: MNNKVLFPKKYKLVSLGEQSVGKTSLITRFMYDNFDNTYQATIGIDFLVKTISLRGRSVRLQLWDTAGQERFRSLIPCYIRESEIALVVYDVTSAESFEQTSKWITDVKAERGEEVLIMLVGNKTDLEEKRQVSTKAGEDKSKELNLLFMETSAKSGHNVKELFLKVASELPDNNNEPEGKVENIRLLSAKEANPEEENQCAC